A single region of the Bacteroidota bacterium genome encodes:
- a CDS encoding TraR/DksA family transcriptional regulator — protein MAQKPTKKAAKTAKPKAKPVVKSKTSAKTPAKKVAPKPAKKAAAKPVKKAAPAKSAPKKAAKKVVAKAAAKPVKKAAPVKPVAKKVKAPVKPVAVKAAPAAKVQTTKAPVKTVTKNEVVKEKEVKKAVTKTVAPKPEVKKEAPVVKAVPKRLIKPVVKITPAPVNTDNRSRYSDAELAEFKELISGKLETSKSELKYLQEQISRSSEMGDDSDARFKGLEDGTSTSEREYLSQMASRQIQYIGHLEKAMIRIENKTYGICRETGKLISKERLRAVPHATLSIEAKQGKG, from the coding sequence ATGGCACAAAAACCAACTAAAAAAGCGGCAAAAACCGCAAAACCAAAAGCTAAACCGGTTGTAAAATCGAAGACATCGGCAAAAACCCCTGCAAAAAAGGTGGCTCCGAAACCGGCAAAAAAAGCAGCAGCTAAACCCGTGAAAAAGGCTGCTCCGGCTAAATCTGCTCCTAAAAAGGCAGCAAAAAAAGTTGTTGCTAAAGCAGCAGCTAAACCTGTGAAAAAAGCAGCTCCGGTAAAACCCGTAGCTAAAAAAGTAAAAGCCCCTGTTAAACCGGTTGCCGTAAAAGCAGCGCCGGCAGCAAAAGTGCAAACAACAAAGGCCCCCGTTAAAACCGTTACCAAAAATGAGGTTGTAAAAGAAAAAGAAGTGAAAAAGGCAGTAACAAAAACGGTAGCGCCAAAACCGGAAGTAAAAAAAGAGGCCCCTGTTGTTAAAGCAGTTCCTAAAAGGTTGATAAAACCGGTTGTTAAAATAACACCGGCACCTGTAAATACCGATAACAGAAGCAGATACAGTGATGCTGAATTAGCAGAATTTAAAGAGCTGATTTCAGGCAAGCTGGAAACTTCAAAATCGGAATTAAAATATTTGCAGGAACAAATCAGCCGCAGCAGCGAAATGGGTGATGATTCAGATGCACGTTTTAAAGGTTTGGAAGATGGTACTTCAACTTCGGAGCGCGAATATCTGAGTCAAATGGCTTCGCGCCAGATTCAATATATCGGCCATCTTGAAAAAGCGATGATCAGAATTGAAAATAAAACCTATGGCATATGCCGTGAAACCGGCAAACTGATTTCTAAAGAACGCCTTCGTGCTGTGCCGCATGCTACATTAAGTATCGAAGCAAAACAAGGTAAAGGATAA
- a CDS encoding lipoprotein signal peptidase has protein sequence MKKSYLAIGIIFLVLLIDQVLKFWIKTTFTLGEEINILGLSWAKLHFVENEGMAFGMELGGNYGKLALTLFRLIAVFFIGYYLYTLIKSKAGNGLIISIALVFAGAMGNIIDSVFYGVLFSASDYSVLAQFLPEGGGYTTLLHGHVVDMFYFPMADGRYPEWIPFLGGKYYSFFRPVFNVADSAITIGVLSILLFQRSIFAHTEEEQKPTEINSEPPVTHEESTEQHTIS, from the coding sequence GTGAAAAAATCCTATCTCGCCATTGGCATCATATTTTTGGTTTTACTCATTGACCAGGTTCTAAAATTCTGGATTAAAACCACATTTACCCTTGGTGAAGAAATAAATATTCTTGGCTTAAGCTGGGCTAAACTCCATTTTGTTGAAAATGAAGGTATGGCATTCGGCATGGAGTTAGGTGGAAATTATGGCAAACTTGCCCTCACCTTATTCCGGTTAATTGCAGTATTTTTTATTGGATATTATTTATACACGCTAATAAAGTCAAAAGCCGGAAACGGATTAATCATCAGCATTGCATTAGTTTTTGCGGGTGCGATGGGGAATATTATCGACAGCGTATTTTACGGTGTTTTATTTTCAGCTTCTGATTACAGTGTTCTTGCGCAGTTTTTACCTGAAGGTGGTGGATATACTACTTTGCTGCACGGTCATGTGGTAGACATGTTTTATTTTCCGATGGCTGATGGTCGTTACCCGGAGTGGATACCGTTTTTGGGAGGAAAATATTATTCGTTTTTCAGACCTGTATTTAACGTTGCCGACAGTGCAATTACTATAGGTGTATTATCGATTTTATTGTTTCAACGCAGCATATTTGCACATACTGAAGAGGAGCAAAAACCAACTGAAATAAATTCAGAGCCCCCTGTAACTCATGAGGAAAGCACTGAACAACATACCATCTCTTAA
- a CDS encoding DUF3137 domain-containing protein, with the protein MMKNIEDLQQFYQQEIVPGLSELEILRKAQLRRLRFMWIATVVSLLLGFITLMPPLILVFLLISLLLYFFFFGFKRKRPDFKAEYKKVVIGKLIQFVAPDLVFTPNLFIPQSQYNTSKIFLSSPDIYKGEDLVEGKIDKTQVKFCELHTQDRQTDSKGRTHYVTIFKGLFFIADFNKNFAGQTYVLSDFGERFLGGFGKMLQNLSVGRPDVVRLEDVEFEKQFVVYSTDEVEARYILSPSFMEQIMAFKNKTNAKIQFSFVGNNIYMAMPMKENLFEPSLRKTVMNFEDIKSYYSQLQFCVSIVDALNLNTRVWTKQ; encoded by the coding sequence ATGATGAAAAACATTGAAGATTTACAACAATTTTATCAGCAGGAAATAGTTCCCGGACTTTCAGAACTGGAAATTTTACGCAAAGCACAATTACGCCGATTAAGGTTTATGTGGATTGCCACAGTAGTTTCGCTATTGCTTGGTTTTATTACATTAATGCCACCGCTTATTCTGGTATTTTTATTAATATCATTATTACTGTATTTTTTCTTTTTCGGATTTAAACGCAAGCGCCCCGATTTTAAAGCAGAATATAAAAAAGTTGTTATCGGAAAACTCATTCAGTTTGTTGCACCCGATTTAGTTTTTACACCAAATTTATTTATTCCGCAATCGCAATATAATACCAGCAAGATATTTTTATCCAGCCCCGATATTTATAAAGGTGAAGATTTAGTGGAAGGTAAAATTGATAAAACACAAGTAAAATTTTGTGAATTACACACGCAAGATCGCCAAACCGACAGCAAGGGAAGAACACATTATGTTACCATTTTTAAAGGGTTATTTTTTATTGCAGATTTTAATAAAAACTTTGCCGGACAAACATATGTATTAAGCGACTTTGGCGAACGTTTTTTAGGTGGATTTGGAAAGATGTTACAAAACCTAAGCGTTGGAAGGCCCGATGTTGTTAGGCTTGAGGATGTTGAGTTTGAAAAACAATTTGTGGTTTACAGTACCGATGAAGTTGAGGCAAGATATATTCTTTCACCTTCATTTATGGAACAAATAATGGCATTTAAAAATAAAACAAATGCTAAAATCCAATTTTCGTTTGTAGGCAATAATATTTATATGGCCATGCCAATGAAAGAAAATTTATTTGAGCCATCGTTGCGTAAAACGGTAATGAATTTTGAAGATATTAAATCGTATTATTCGCAATTACAATTCTGCGTTTCAATTGTTGATGCATTAAATTTAAATACCCGCGTTTGGACTAAACAATAA
- a CDS encoding DUF421 domain-containing protein, protein MAIDTNVLLQIVLRVTVIYFIVLAGLRIMGKREIAQLSVIDFVLVLLISNAVQNAMLGPDTTLFGGIVAAITLFVINFVLKMVERYGPVKKLLEGNPVLLIYKGSVNNAHLRRVGISSDELMAVVREHGLSDFTQVDLCMLEVNGNISVLSHNYTERSVKHRSKSKTDR, encoded by the coding sequence ATGGCAATTGATACAAATGTGCTCCTTCAAATCGTTTTGCGGGTTACCGTAATCTATTTTATTGTGCTTGCAGGCCTGCGCATAATGGGAAAGCGTGAGATCGCCCAATTGAGTGTAATTGACTTTGTATTGGTATTATTAATCAGCAATGCCGTGCAAAATGCCATGCTCGGACCCGACACAACACTTTTTGGCGGAATTGTTGCTGCTATTACCCTGTTTGTTATCAATTTTGTCTTAAAAATGGTGGAACGGTATGGCCCTGTTAAAAAATTATTGGAGGGAAATCCGGTTTTGCTCATCTATAAAGGCAGCGTGAACAATGCGCATTTACGTAGGGTTGGCATCAGTTCCGACGAGCTTATGGCAGTGGTTCGGGAACATGGCTTGTCCGACTTTACACAAGTTGATTTGTGTATGCTTGAAGTAAATGGAAATATTAGTGTGTTGTCGCACAATTATACCGAACGCAGTGTTAAACATCGTTCTAAATCTAAAACAGACCGGTAA